A genomic segment from Bufo bufo chromosome 8, aBufBuf1.1, whole genome shotgun sequence encodes:
- the PRRT1 gene encoding proline-rich transmembrane protein 1: protein MSSEKTGPPDSGPHSSPPPYNQPVGEGPCNGVIPGYNDPPPQPASATLPRQDAQGYLQETPFTGAPPAPQGYVVQTHTPTGTLQGGGYVPQPTGYPMHLQPCTAYVPVYPMGTQYQAGNVPPQPGIPPPQIPPGLALLEPRRPPHDYMPIAVLTTICCFWPTGVIAIIKAVQVRTALARGDIMSAEIASREARNFSFISLAVGIAAMVLCTILTVVIIIAAQHHDNDWGN from the exons ATGTCCAGCGAGAAAACAG gCCCTCCGGACTCTGGACCCCACAgctcccccccaccctataaccagCCGGTGGGGGAGGGACCCTGTAATGGCGTTATTCCAGGTTATAATGATCCTCCACCTCAGCCAGCTAGTGCTACCCTTCCCCGCCAGGATGCTCAAGGCTATCTTCAGGAGACCCCATTTACAGGAGCACCCCCAGCTCCCCAAGGGTATGTGGTGCAGACGCACACGCCCACAGGAACACTGCAAGGTGGAGGGTATGTGCCACAACCAACAGGGTATCCCATGCAcctgcagccctgcacagcctacGTCCCGGTGTACCCAATGGGAACG CAATACCAAGCTGGAAATGTCCCCCCCCAGCCTGGGATCCCACCTCCTCAGATTCCCCCTGGACTGGCCCTACTAGAGCCACGACGTCCTCCTCATGACTATATGCCGATCGCTGTGCTCACCACAATCTGCTGCTTCTGGCCCACTGGAGTTATCGCCATCATAAAGGCTGTGCAG GTGAGGACAGCTTTGGCTCGTGGAGACATCATGTCTGCAGAAATAGCTTCTCGTGAGGCCCGGAACTTCTCCTTCATTAGCCTGGCAGTGGGGATTGCTGCTATGGTCCTGTGCACCATCCTTACAGTTGTTATTATCATCGCAGCTCAGCACCACGACAATGACTGGGGTAACTGA